One Scomber scombrus chromosome 4, fScoSco1.1, whole genome shotgun sequence genomic region harbors:
- the LOC133979354 gene encoding transmembrane protein 252-like: MNVKKHICSLARMVLPGMGFALICMGAYLVSMENDPENTWSVIPSYIMIVTGFLVVLVGVFWTLCHSIKSKRYQRGRHQQHIQVYTIERPSSFPPSYEESEGSHVSLDKAPEFVVVSEGGVHVVINVAPPLYSQDSSEVPDCTWSWEQPPPYSQVAHMLQEQVDAEEQMATLSGR, encoded by the exons ATGAATGTGAAGAAGCACATATGTTCTCTGGCCCGTATGGTCCTGCCAGGCATGGGATTTGCGTTGATATGCATGGGGGCCTACCTGGTATCCATGGAGAACGACCCAGAGAACACTTGGAGCGTCATCCCTTCATATATCATGATTGTGACCGGCTTCCTTGTGGTCCTAGTTGGGGTCTTCTGGACCCTCTGCCACAGCATAAAGAGCAAGAGGTACCAGAGAGGAAGACACCAACAGCACATCCAGGTTTATACTATTGAAAG ACCCAGCTCCTTCCCTCCATCGTATGAGGAGTCCGAGGGCAGCCATGTCTCTTTGGATAAAGCCCCTGAGTTTGTGGTCGTGAGTGAAGGGGGGGTGCATGTAGTGATAAACGTGGCTCCTCCGCTCTACAGCCAGGACAGCTCAGAGGTTCCAGACTGCACATGGAGCTGGGAGCAGCCTCCTCCTTACAGTCAGGTGGCGCACATGCTGCAGGAACAGGTGGATGCAGAAGAGCAGATGGCAACTTTGTCTGGACGCTGA